The Candidatus Eisenbacteria bacterium genome has a segment encoding these proteins:
- a CDS encoding response regulator — protein sequence MDDRKSQDASAAQRTHAAAAAAARPASSPSGSTFDPRDIVPEPLFCCDSDGRLVWMNSAAEQLAGHPSHELLGQTFPILFPFPDRKRISRHIARQHLKGKNEFYCEAPFVTGEGRVHWVGLKVKKVLSGSGKAGYVASAHDLQDVHEELERLKMRERELRASVEETKSASQLKSDFLASMSHEIRNPMNGVIGMSRTLLESTLNEEQRMWTNVILGSGEALLQLVNDILDFSRIEAGKIDLETLDFDLRVAVDQCSSLLAPRAAAQGLAFTAEVKPRVPSRLTGDPGRLRQVVLNLAGAAIKFTERGAVDVVVDLAEETAHQVVLRVSVRQNSAELTAENIDRLFRVFGSGDPAAMKQYGGSGLGLTIARQLVSLMGGEVGVVEEPGRGATLWFMLPLKKQPDEVAPEPRAEADLRGVRVLVADAAVAAREEMKLMLTAWGCEAEEAGDGLQALERLRSAASDGKPVQVALIDMDLPILDPESFSAAMRSEPGLNRTRLMLLTNLGRRGDAARAEDWGYLAYLLKPVQSSQMHEALVQIVSRGDSFGPPPGAKVSTSPRIITRHVIAEQQRQRVRVLLVEDNPVNQLVAVASLRRMGYSPDVVSSGEAALDAVARAPYDIIFMDVNLGELDGLETTRRIRENEADTRHTPIVAMTAHDRSEERRACLDAGMDDYLAKPINLEDMCERVDRWVRRDAAGAVRASGAHDANDAAIAGSAMGMFFEAPAEASAAAHVARQVEPLEVPPTTIEASSVEPLPFGDPGVASAWDTPAVPSEPVVEHWEVEEEPDSNPNWARPEVESPAFEPASLESSIESTTFEAPALGLVPPLELRASDDFASNRSTGEPGASAEAEAVDDSLPDLAASSDDASFRPVDWDAAKESGMHETPVLDTKRLEASSMGNPELKALLVKAFTAQTRPRFEKLTVAATQNDADGVAFEAHALRGMCATVGAARCAQVFETIERLGREGRLEPISYLLQRAEIEVARMEAMFRDGFAAAA from the coding sequence ATGGACGATCGCAAGTCGCAGGATGCGTCTGCCGCTCAGCGCACTCACGCTGCCGCCGCGGCAGCTGCGCGCCCCGCCAGTTCGCCGAGTGGCTCAACGTTCGATCCCCGCGACATCGTTCCCGAGCCGCTGTTCTGCTGCGACTCGGACGGCCGCCTGGTCTGGATGAATTCGGCCGCCGAGCAGCTCGCCGGACACCCTTCGCACGAACTGTTGGGGCAGACCTTCCCGATCCTGTTTCCATTCCCGGATCGCAAGCGCATCAGTCGTCACATCGCGCGTCAGCACCTGAAGGGCAAGAACGAGTTCTACTGCGAAGCGCCGTTCGTGACCGGCGAAGGCCGCGTGCACTGGGTCGGCCTCAAGGTCAAGAAGGTGCTGTCGGGCAGCGGCAAGGCCGGCTACGTCGCCTCCGCGCACGATCTGCAGGACGTCCACGAGGAACTCGAGCGCCTGAAGATGCGCGAGCGCGAATTGCGCGCCAGCGTCGAAGAGACCAAGAGCGCCTCCCAGCTGAAGAGCGATTTCCTGGCCAGTATGAGCCACGAGATCCGCAATCCGATGAACGGCGTGATCGGCATGAGCCGGACGCTGCTCGAATCGACGCTGAACGAAGAGCAGCGCATGTGGACGAACGTCATCCTGGGTTCGGGTGAGGCGCTGCTGCAGCTGGTCAACGACATCCTCGACTTCTCGCGCATCGAGGCCGGCAAGATCGATCTCGAAACCCTCGACTTCGACCTGCGCGTGGCGGTCGACCAGTGCAGCTCGCTGCTGGCGCCGCGGGCCGCGGCCCAGGGGCTCGCGTTCACGGCCGAGGTCAAGCCGCGCGTGCCGTCACGCCTGACCGGCGATCCGGGGCGCCTCCGCCAGGTGGTGCTGAACCTCGCGGGTGCCGCGATCAAGTTCACCGAACGCGGCGCCGTGGACGTGGTGGTCGACCTCGCCGAGGAGACCGCACACCAGGTGGTGCTGCGCGTCTCGGTACGTCAGAACAGCGCGGAACTCACGGCCGAGAACATCGACCGCCTGTTCCGCGTGTTCGGTAGCGGCGACCCGGCCGCCATGAAGCAGTACGGCGGCAGCGGACTCGGCCTCACGATCGCGCGACAGCTCGTCTCGCTGATGGGCGGCGAAGTCGGAGTGGTGGAAGAGCCGGGGCGCGGTGCCACGTTGTGGTTCATGCTCCCGCTCAAGAAGCAGCCCGACGAAGTGGCGCCGGAACCGCGCGCCGAAGCGGATCTGCGTGGCGTGCGCGTGCTGGTCGCGGATGCGGCGGTCGCGGCGCGCGAGGAGATGAAACTGATGCTCACCGCCTGGGGCTGCGAGGCTGAGGAAGCCGGCGACGGTCTGCAGGCACTCGAGCGTCTGCGTTCGGCGGCCTCGGATGGCAAGCCGGTTCAGGTCGCGCTGATCGACATGGACCTGCCGATTCTCGACCCCGAGTCGTTCTCCGCCGCGATGCGATCGGAGCCGGGCCTCAATCGCACCCGACTCATGCTGCTCACCAATCTCGGCCGCCGCGGCGACGCCGCCCGCGCCGAGGACTGGGGCTATCTCGCTTACCTGCTCAAGCCGGTGCAGTCGTCTCAGATGCACGAAGCACTGGTCCAGATCGTGAGCCGCGGCGACTCGTTCGGTCCGCCGCCGGGCGCCAAGGTCAGCACCTCGCCACGCATCATCACGCGTCACGTGATCGCAGAGCAGCAGCGGCAAAGGGTGCGAGTGCTGCTGGTCGAGGACAACCCGGTCAATCAGCTGGTCGCGGTCGCGAGCCTGCGCCGCATGGGCTACTCGCCGGACGTGGTCTCGAGCGGTGAAGCCGCTCTCGACGCGGTCGCGCGCGCGCCGTACGACATCATCTTCATGGACGTGAATCTCGGCGAGCTCGACGGTCTCGAGACCACGCGCCGCATTCGTGAGAACGAAGCCGACACGCGTCACACGCCGATCGTCGCGATGACCGCCCACGACCGCTCCGAGGAACGACGCGCGTGCCTCGACGCCGGCATGGACGACTACCTGGCCAAGCCGATCAATCTGGAAGACATGTGCGAGCGGGTGGACCGCTGGGTCAGGCGCGATGCCGCCGGCGCCGTGCGGGCGAGTGGCGCGCATGACGCGAACGACGCGGCGATCGCCGGCTCGGCGATGGGAATGTTCTTCGAGGCACCGGCCGAGGCGAGCGCTGCGGCGCATGTGGCGCGCCAGGTCGAACCCCTCGAGGTTCCGCCGACGACGATCGAGGCATCGAGTGTCGAGCCGCTGCCGTTCGGCGACCCGGGAGTTGCTTCGGCCTGGGACACGCCGGCGGTGCCGTCCGAGCCCGTGGTCGAGCACTGGGAAGTCGAGGAGGAGCCGGATTCCAATCCGAACTGGGCGCGGCCCGAGGTCGAGTCGCCGGCATTCGAGCCTGCGTCGCTCGAGTCTTCCATCGAATCGACCACATTCGAAGCGCCGGCGCTCGGTCTGGTGCCGCCGCTCGAGCTTCGCGCGTCCGACGACTTCGCCTCGAATCGCTCCACCGGCGAACCCGGGGCGAGTGCAGAGGCCGAGGCTGTCGACGACTCGCTTCCGGACCTCGCCGCCAGCTCGGACGACGCTTCCTTCCGCCCGGTGGACTGGGATGCGGCCAAGGAGTCGGGCATGCACGAGACTCCGGTGCTCGACACCAAACGTCTCGAGGCCTCGAGCATGGGGAACCCCGAGCTCAAGGCTCTGCTCGTCAAGGCGTTCACCGCCCAGACGCGACCGCGCTTCGAGAAGCTCACTGTGGCCGCGACGCAAAACGATGCCGATGGTGTCGCGTTCGAAGCCCACGCGTTGCGCGGCATGTGCGCGACGGTCGGCGCTGCGCGCTGTGCGCAGGTGTTCGAAACCATCGAGCGCCTCGGTCGCGAGGGCCGACTCGAACCGATCTCCTATCTGCTCCAGCGCGCCGAGATCGAAGTGGCGCGCATGGAAGCGATGTTCCGCGACGGGTTCGCCGCCGCCGCCTGA
- a CDS encoding DUF4388 domain-containing protein, whose protein sequence is MRFDAQGTVLLVSTDETLMQTMEQLGSESLRLTVRSVRNWERALEVLSRVRVDLIVLHVHVGESLTEGLLDELRHHRRLAVIPVLALLESATSEQVADAIDAGAADCMAYPGSHSELAARLRALARVAGRHRRKLTERHYNLSGDLTALGFTDLIGLLELGRASGRLRLLTSDGEGRVLFGEGRVIHAEFGNLVGEEAFFELMHLEKAQYEFRPGDPAAEHELEATIDSTTASLVLRAATRFDEEQGEARAFLPAPLTAVPDRSNGEGASWEPDVSWAARGEALLEHTKPLGELQLLSRAAYQAWSVERRITQRIQIWLVTDLHCGVQALSAVATPLADEQVCHALHDPPEALVWSLRMDAETRLEVILIDQDRPRTLIDELNRRPVAMIVAPTHGDFQTLDLDARSGLIELLTRWSPRGCVSIGNVMIERHVKELATLANRPLPQRGILGTLWNLEVDLRFAIAESLRLWASSTPVAVEPAAESDAEGPGEVAA, encoded by the coding sequence GTGCGCTTCGATGCCCAGGGAACGGTGCTGCTCGTCTCGACCGACGAGACCCTCATGCAGACCATGGAGCAGCTCGGCTCCGAGAGCCTGCGCCTGACCGTCCGCTCGGTGCGCAACTGGGAGCGGGCACTCGAGGTGCTGTCTCGGGTGCGCGTCGACCTGATCGTTCTGCACGTGCACGTGGGCGAGAGCCTGACCGAGGGACTTCTCGACGAGCTGCGGCATCATCGGCGTCTCGCCGTGATCCCGGTGCTCGCGTTGCTCGAGTCCGCGACCAGCGAGCAGGTCGCCGATGCGATCGATGCCGGAGCCGCCGACTGCATGGCCTATCCGGGCTCGCATTCCGAACTGGCCGCGCGCCTGCGGGCACTCGCGCGCGTGGCGGGCCGCCATCGGCGCAAGCTGACCGAACGTCACTACAACCTGTCCGGTGATCTCACCGCACTCGGCTTCACCGATCTGATCGGGCTGCTCGAGCTCGGGCGTGCGAGCGGACGGCTGCGACTGCTCACGTCCGATGGCGAGGGTCGCGTGCTGTTCGGCGAAGGCCGCGTGATCCATGCCGAGTTCGGAAACCTGGTGGGCGAGGAAGCGTTCTTCGAGTTGATGCACCTCGAGAAGGCGCAGTACGAGTTCCGTCCGGGAGACCCGGCGGCCGAGCACGAACTCGAAGCCACGATCGACTCGACGACAGCGAGCCTGGTGCTGCGTGCCGCGACCCGCTTCGATGAGGAGCAGGGCGAGGCGCGCGCGTTCCTGCCCGCGCCGCTGACCGCGGTGCCGGATCGCAGCAACGGGGAGGGCGCCTCCTGGGAACCCGACGTGAGCTGGGCCGCGCGCGGGGAAGCGCTGCTCGAGCACACCAAGCCGCTTGGCGAGCTGCAGCTGCTTTCGCGCGCCGCGTATCAAGCCTGGAGTGTCGAGCGTCGCATCACGCAGCGGATCCAGATCTGGCTCGTCACCGACCTTCACTGCGGGGTGCAGGCGCTGAGTGCCGTCGCCACCCCGCTCGCCGATGAGCAGGTGTGTCACGCGTTGCACGATCCCCCCGAAGCGCTGGTGTGGTCGCTGCGCATGGACGCCGAGACGCGCCTCGAGGTGATCCTGATCGATCAGGATCGGCCGCGTACGCTGATCGACGAACTCAATCGCCGCCCGGTCGCGATGATCGTTGCGCCGACCCACGGGGATTTTCAGACGCTCGATCTCGACGCCCGCTCGGGACTCATCGAGTTGCTCACGCGCTGGTCTCCGCGCGGGTGCGTGTCGATCGGAAACGTCATGATCGAGCGCCACGTCAAGGAACTGGCGACGCTTGCGAACCGTCCGCTTCCGCAACGTGGCATCCTGGGCACGCTCTGGAACCTCGAAGTGGACCTGCGATTCGCGATCGCCGAATCGTTGCGACTGTGGGCGAGCAGCACGCCGGTCGCGGTCGAGCCCGCCGCCGAATCGGACGCCGAAGGGCCGGGCGAAGTCGCGGCTTAA
- a CDS encoding choice-of-anchor D domain-containing protein, protein MRRIAPLLVCLLALLAATSTVSQAVGFHAVHSKDGTHVWAVGDSGAIFRSYDSGITYVKNNLGTAPLRGVAHRQLVPLIVGDGGVVWRSTNNGGTFASQVASASDLNAVSMPTDLVAIAVGDAGTILRSTDAGASWNAQVSGSGANLFGVAFTNADDGWAVGASGTLLRTTNGGASWNPVALGSTAELLSVAQHGSRVWAVGRGATAFKSTDSGANWNAVNLRTDARPDVRAVALDATRVILGGGGGFVRSSVDDGTTWTFPIHSLHGQVSGIGIAGGKTFAASNVYNVVLRDSSATNWVMQRGGGVTRTWLKMHNLSNGFRGLTMDYNYLNPNIIYVMSLNSVRYSPNRGETWSTIATTTLSSDPNAFIVSDRDTNTFIAAVSLDAGGRGVIRSTDRGATWSTTHAHEFGTYGIPLEQHPDRPDTLIFGGDDDVLQISTDRGATWSDYGTQVFRSPCDIIVLPDSNDVWQVGDGITGSGIGELFRSTNNGLNFSLRQNANGSEVPGMSTSRLRKERTYASTWSAAGARATSDGGNTWPTISALAGYGSSWGTDVAKDDPNVVVIGQYSGGSSRFSLDGGISYQSIPLNGTNYSFLMVDRATIFAQQSDSLFKMRFNYNYTPATTQSLTVASPNGGESLARGAVVAINWNSTNIGLARVEWRENNASSWQLISEVPGYLGTFAWTVPDVPTTQAQVRVLDAWDSAPQDESNATFTILAPRMVVTPGNLSFGSHAAGNTALLPVTVQSTGTVALIVTSVSTGTAAFTEGRISLTIAPAASDSIGVTFRPTAGQGYVDSLTIVSDAGTVKVPLDGTGTASGALTVLAPGAAQTWKYGTTHPITWLASGITQVGIDYRTAPNLPWELIADNIDATLGTFDWVIPNAQTTTGAVRVRDMGGSITDVSEDDLAITVPGFNGLPTPLDLGAVEINTAASGAFLIANPGTAFLGVLGVASDNPRFVPHRTTFAVTEGDDDTLGVTYNAPGAAGADSATITVTTDDPAGSHTLKVLAQAQALVAVGDPNPVAFALRPNLPNPFSRSTSIRYALPTRASVRLEVFDLQGHRIATLVDTQQEAGEYAVSFGPGAANRGSSMGRIAAGVYFYRLTAGTFRDTRRMLVLP, encoded by the coding sequence ATGCGACGTATCGCCCCCCTGCTCGTGTGCCTTCTCGCGCTGCTCGCGGCGACTTCGACCGTCTCGCAGGCGGTCGGCTTCCATGCCGTTCACTCCAAAGACGGCACCCATGTGTGGGCGGTCGGCGATTCGGGCGCGATTTTCCGCTCCTATGACTCGGGCATCACCTACGTGAAAAACAATCTCGGCACCGCACCGCTGCGTGGAGTCGCGCACCGTCAGCTGGTGCCGCTGATCGTCGGCGACGGCGGCGTGGTGTGGCGCAGCACCAACAACGGCGGCACCTTCGCATCGCAGGTCGCCTCGGCATCCGATCTCAACGCGGTCTCGATGCCGACCGACCTGGTCGCGATCGCGGTCGGCGACGCCGGAACCATTCTGCGCAGCACCGACGCGGGTGCGAGCTGGAACGCACAGGTGAGCGGGAGCGGCGCGAATCTGTTCGGCGTCGCGTTCACGAATGCCGACGACGGCTGGGCGGTGGGTGCCTCCGGCACGCTGCTGCGCACCACCAACGGTGGCGCCAGCTGGAACCCGGTGGCACTCGGCTCGACCGCCGAACTGCTGAGCGTCGCGCAGCACGGCTCGCGCGTGTGGGCGGTTGGCCGCGGCGCGACCGCGTTCAAGAGCACCGACTCGGGAGCCAACTGGAACGCGGTCAACCTGCGCACCGACGCGCGGCCGGACGTGCGCGCGGTGGCACTCGACGCCACGCGCGTGATCCTCGGCGGCGGCGGCGGCTTCGTGCGCTCGAGCGTCGACGACGGCACGACCTGGACCTTTCCGATCCACTCGCTGCACGGCCAGGTCTCGGGCATCGGGATCGCGGGCGGCAAGACCTTCGCGGCATCGAACGTCTACAACGTGGTGTTGCGCGACAGCTCGGCGACGAACTGGGTGATGCAGCGTGGCGGCGGTGTGACTCGCACCTGGCTGAAGATGCACAACTTGAGCAATGGCTTCCGCGGCCTCACCATGGATTACAACTATCTCAATCCGAACATCATCTATGTGATGTCGCTGAACTCGGTGCGCTACTCGCCGAATCGGGGCGAGACTTGGAGCACCATCGCGACCACCACGCTCTCCAGTGATCCGAATGCGTTCATCGTGTCCGATCGCGACACCAACACCTTCATCGCCGCCGTCTCGCTGGATGCCGGCGGGCGCGGCGTGATCCGCTCGACCGACCGCGGTGCCACCTGGTCGACCACGCACGCGCACGAGTTCGGCACCTACGGCATTCCGCTCGAGCAGCACCCCGACCGGCCCGACACGCTGATCTTCGGCGGTGACGACGACGTGCTGCAGATCTCGACCGATCGCGGTGCGACCTGGAGCGACTACGGCACGCAGGTGTTCAGAAGCCCGTGCGACATCATCGTGCTTCCGGATTCGAACGACGTGTGGCAGGTCGGAGACGGCATCACCGGATCGGGCATCGGCGAGCTGTTCCGCTCCACCAACAACGGCCTCAACTTCTCGCTGCGTCAGAACGCGAACGGCAGCGAAGTGCCGGGCATGTCGACCTCGCGCCTCCGGAAGGAACGCACCTACGCAAGCACCTGGTCAGCCGCCGGCGCACGCGCCACCAGCGACGGTGGCAATACCTGGCCGACCATCTCGGCGCTCGCGGGCTACGGCTCCTCATGGGGCACCGATGTCGCCAAGGACGATCCGAACGTTGTGGTCATCGGTCAGTACAGCGGGGGTTCTTCGCGCTTCTCGCTCGATGGTGGCATTAGCTACCAGAGCATCCCGCTGAACGGTACCAACTACTCGTTTCTGATGGTGGATCGTGCCACCATTTTTGCTCAGCAGTCGGATTCACTCTTCAAGATGCGCTTCAACTACAACTACACGCCGGCGACGACGCAGTCGCTCACGGTCGCGTCACCGAACGGCGGCGAGTCTTTGGCGCGCGGCGCGGTGGTGGCGATCAACTGGAACTCGACCAACATCGGGCTCGCACGCGTCGAGTGGCGAGAGAACAACGCGTCGTCGTGGCAGTTGATCAGCGAAGTGCCCGGCTATCTCGGCACCTTTGCCTGGACCGTCCCCGACGTGCCGACCACGCAGGCGCAGGTGCGGGTACTCGACGCATGGGACAGCGCGCCGCAGGACGAATCGAACGCCACCTTCACGATCCTGGCACCTCGCATGGTGGTGACGCCCGGCAACCTGTCGTTCGGTTCGCACGCGGCCGGTAACACCGCACTGCTGCCGGTCACGGTTCAGAGCACCGGAACCGTTGCGCTCATCGTGACCTCGGTCTCGACCGGGACCGCCGCGTTCACGGAAGGCCGCATCTCTCTGACGATCGCGCCGGCCGCCAGCGATTCGATCGGCGTGACGTTCCGTCCGACCGCCGGTCAGGGCTATGTCGACAGTCTCACGATCGTGAGCGACGCCGGCACCGTGAAGGTGCCGCTCGACGGCACCGGAACCGCGTCGGGTGCGCTGACGGTGCTCGCGCCGGGGGCCGCTCAGACGTGGAAGTACGGCACGACGCACCCGATCACCTGGCTCGCGAGCGGCATCACACAGGTCGGGATCGACTACCGCACCGCGCCCAACCTGCCGTGGGAGCTGATCGCCGACAACATCGACGCGACGCTCGGCACCTTCGACTGGGTGATCCCCAATGCGCAGACCACCACCGGCGCTGTGCGAGTGCGCGACATGGGTGGCTCGATCACCGACGTGAGCGAGGACGATCTGGCGATCACGGTGCCGGGATTCAACGGCCTGCCGACGCCGCTCGACCTGGGCGCAGTCGAGATCAACACTGCGGCGAGCGGAGCATTCTTGATCGCGAACCCCGGCACCGCGTTCCTCGGGGTGCTGGGTGTAGCGAGCGACAACCCGCGCTTCGTTCCACACCGCACCACGTTCGCGGTCACCGAGGGCGACGACGACACGCTCGGCGTGACCTACAACGCACCAGGTGCCGCCGGAGCGGACAGCGCCACGATCACGGTCACGACCGATGATCCGGCCGGCTCGCACACGCTCAAGGTGCTCGCACAGGCGCAGGCGCTGGTGGCGGTCGGGGATCCGAACCCGGTCGCATTCGCGCTGCGGCCGAATCTGCCGAATCCGTTCTCGCGCAGCACTTCGATCCGCTACGCGCTGCCGACCCGTGCATCGGTGCGACTCGAGGTGTTCGACCTGCAAGGTCACCGCATCGCGACGCTCGTCGATACCCAGCAGGAGGCCGGCGAGTACGCGGTCTCGTTCGGCCCCGGCGCTGCCAATCGCGGCAGTTCGATGGGACGGATCGCGGCCGGTGTCTACTTCTACCGCCTCACGGCCGGCACCTTCCGCGACACCCGGCGGATGCTGGTTCTGCCCTAG